A window of Rufibacter sp. LB8 contains these coding sequences:
- the ytxJ gene encoding bacillithiol system redox-active protein YtxJ, with product MQWHSLTSAEQLEKIKEESKTQPVVIFKHSTSCSISATAKSRLERQWPDAGLTSVKPYYLDLLSYRPVSNQIAETFSVRHESPQLLVIKDGQCQYHGSHLGINLQEVKKLAS from the coding sequence ATGCAATGGCATTCCCTCACCAGCGCTGAGCAGTTAGAGAAAATAAAAGAAGAATCTAAAACCCAGCCGGTCGTTATTTTCAAGCACAGCACCAGCTGTTCCATTAGTGCCACGGCCAAGAGCAGGCTGGAGCGCCAGTGGCCAGACGCCGGTCTCACCAGCGTGAAACCCTATTACCTGGACTTGTTGAGCTACCGGCCGGTTTCAAACCAAATAGCAGAGACGTTTAGTGTACGGCATGAGTCCCCGCAGCTGCTAGTGATCAAAGACGGGCAGTGCCAGTACCATGGGTCGCATTTGGGCATTAACCTGCAGGAAGTAAAAAAACTGGCCTCTTAG
- the ispF gene encoding 2-C-methyl-D-erythritol 2,4-cyclodiphosphate synthase, with amino-acid sequence MSFHIRTGFGYDVHQLQPGLDFWLGGIKVPHTHGALGHSDADVLIHVICDALLGAANLRDIGFHFSDKDPQYKGIDSKILLREVMKLIKEKGFEVGNIDSTVCLQEPKVNPHIPAMKTCLAKVMGLSEDDISIKATTTEQLGFVGKKEGVAAYATVLIYRP; translated from the coding sequence ATGTCCTTCCATATAAGAACCGGCTTCGGCTATGATGTGCACCAATTGCAACCTGGGCTAGATTTCTGGCTGGGCGGTATTAAAGTGCCGCACACGCACGGCGCGCTGGGCCACTCAGACGCAGACGTACTCATTCACGTGATTTGTGACGCGCTGCTGGGCGCGGCTAACCTGCGCGACATCGGGTTTCATTTCTCAGACAAAGACCCCCAGTACAAAGGCATTGACAGCAAAATCCTGCTCCGCGAAGTCATGAAACTGATCAAGGAAAAAGGCTTTGAAGTGGGCAACATTGACTCCACCGTTTGTTTGCAGGAACCCAAGGTGAACCCGCATATTCCGGCCATGAAAACCTGCCTGGCCAAGGTGATGGGCCTTTCAGAAGACGATATTTCCATCAAAGCGACTACCACGGAGCAACTGGGGTTTGTGGGCAAGAAAGAAGGCGTGGCCGCGTATGCCACCGTGCTCATTTACAGACCGTAG
- a CDS encoding thiamine pyrophosphate-dependent enzyme: protein MNFNRKDYTDDDLLMLYRGILKPRMIEEKMLILLRQGKVSKWFSGIGQEAISVGSTLALDPDEYILPLHRNLGVFTCRDIPLDRLFAQFQGKKTGFTKGRDRSFHFGTNEHHIVGMISHLGPQLAVADGIALAELLDKREKVTLVYSGDGGASEGDFHEALNVAAVWGLPVIFVIENNGYGLSTPSNEQFKCQYFIDKGPAYGIDALQIDGNNVLEVYDTVRQAAYSIRKNPRPMLIEAMTFRMRGHEEASGTKYVPQELFERWAKKDPVENFEKYLLDEKVLTPKSLAAIREEIKEEIERGLDTAFNTPMPVADAKEELADMFLPFMQTEIRPKDSARTERRFVDAVSDGLRQSLERYPELVIMGQDIAEYGGVFKVTEGFVEKFGKERIRNTPLCESAILGIGLGMSIKKKKSVIEMQFADFVTSGFNQVVNNLAKSHYRWGQNADVVVRMPTGAGAAAGPFHSQSNEAWFFHTPGLKIVYPSTPYDAKGLLNAAIEDPNPVMYFEHKLLYRSLTESIPDDYYTVEIGRARLAQEGDEFSIITYGMGVHWAKQLLQTMPDVSADILDLRTLLPWDKEAVRQTVEKTGRVLVLHEDTLTGGIGAEIAAWISEHCFTSLDGPVVRVGGLDTAIPFAPPLEQEFLPVKRLKEKVEQLLSF, encoded by the coding sequence ATGAACTTCAACAGAAAAGACTATACCGACGACGACCTGCTCATGCTCTACCGCGGCATTTTGAAGCCCCGCATGATTGAGGAGAAAATGCTGATTCTGCTGCGGCAGGGCAAAGTGAGCAAGTGGTTCTCGGGCATTGGGCAGGAGGCCATCTCCGTAGGTTCTACCCTGGCCCTGGACCCAGACGAATACATTCTGCCGCTGCACCGCAACCTGGGCGTTTTCACGTGCCGTGACATTCCGTTAGACCGCTTGTTCGCGCAGTTTCAGGGCAAGAAAACCGGTTTCACCAAAGGCCGGGACCGCTCGTTCCACTTCGGCACCAACGAGCACCATATTGTGGGCATGATTTCGCATTTAGGTCCGCAGTTGGCCGTGGCCGATGGCATTGCTTTGGCAGAACTCCTGGACAAGCGCGAGAAAGTGACGTTGGTGTACAGCGGTGACGGCGGTGCCAGCGAAGGTGATTTCCATGAGGCGCTCAACGTGGCCGCGGTCTGGGGCTTGCCGGTGATTTTCGTGATTGAGAACAACGGCTACGGCCTCTCTACACCCAGCAATGAGCAGTTCAAATGCCAGTATTTCATAGACAAAGGCCCCGCCTACGGCATTGACGCGCTGCAGATTGACGGCAACAACGTGCTGGAAGTCTATGACACCGTTCGGCAGGCCGCCTACAGCATTAGGAAGAACCCGCGGCCTATGCTGATTGAGGCGATGACGTTCAGGATGCGCGGACATGAAGAAGCCTCGGGTACCAAATATGTGCCGCAGGAATTGTTTGAGCGCTGGGCGAAGAAAGACCCGGTAGAAAACTTCGAGAAATACCTGCTGGACGAAAAAGTGCTCACCCCTAAATCTTTGGCGGCCATACGCGAAGAGATAAAAGAAGAGATTGAGCGCGGCCTGGACACGGCCTTCAACACGCCCATGCCCGTGGCCGATGCCAAAGAAGAACTGGCCGATATGTTCCTGCCTTTCATGCAAACCGAGATTCGGCCCAAGGACAGCGCCCGCACCGAGCGCCGCTTTGTAGATGCCGTGTCTGACGGGTTGCGCCAGAGTTTGGAACGTTACCCAGAACTGGTAATCATGGGCCAGGACATTGCCGAGTACGGCGGCGTCTTCAAAGTGACCGAGGGCTTCGTGGAGAAGTTCGGGAAGGAGCGCATTAGAAACACACCGTTGTGCGAGAGCGCTATTCTGGGCATTGGCCTGGGTATGTCCATCAAGAAAAAGAAGTCGGTGATTGAGATGCAGTTCGCGGACTTTGTGACCTCGGGCTTTAACCAGGTGGTGAACAATCTGGCCAAAAGCCACTACCGCTGGGGCCAGAACGCCGATGTGGTGGTGCGCATGCCCACGGGCGCGGGCGCGGCAGCCGGTCCGTTCCACTCCCAGAGCAACGAAGCTTGGTTTTTCCACACGCCCGGCCTCAAGATTGTGTACCCCAGCACGCCGTATGACGCCAAAGGCCTGCTGAACGCGGCCATTGAAGACCCTAACCCGGTCATGTATTTTGAGCACAAGTTGCTCTACCGTTCGCTCACCGAGTCTATTCCAGACGATTATTATACCGTGGAGATTGGCAGAGCCAGGCTGGCGCAGGAGGGGGACGAGTTTTCTATCATCACCTACGGCATGGGCGTGCACTGGGCCAAGCAACTGCTCCAAACCATGCCAGACGTGAGCGCCGATATTCTGGATTTACGCACCTTGCTGCCCTGGGACAAAGAAGCCGTTCGGCAGACGGTGGAGAAAACCGGCCGCGTGCTGGTCTTGCATGAAGACACTTTGACCGGCGGCATAGGCGCCGAGATTGCCGCCTGGATTTCTGAGCACTGCTTTACGTCTTTAGATGGTCCGGTGGTACGCGTGGGTGGCCTGGATACGGCCATTCCGTTTGCGCCGCCGCTGGAGCAGGAATTTCTGCCGGTGAAACGCCTGAAAGAAAAAGTGGAACAGCTATTGAGTTTCTAA
- a CDS encoding pitrilysin family protein has protein sequence MIQFKEFTLENGLQCLVHEDPTTPLAVLNILYNVGSRDEVETHTGFAHLFEHLMFSGSVNIPSYDEPLQQAGGENNAFTSPDLTNYYLTVPADNIETGFWLESDRMLSLAFSEQGLEVQRKVVVEEFKQNYLNQPYGDVWLKLRPLAYQQHPYKWATIGKEISHIENAVMDDVRAFFQKHYSPANAILVVAGNITFERAKELTDKWFGPIPAGEKYERNLPVEPRQTEARFLQVEADVPLTALYKTYHMPGRMHPDYHAADLLSEVLGNGNSSRLYNELVKEQQLFNNIGAFVTGSMEPGLLIIQGKLNKGVDPQHANTAIETIIEKVRTEHISDQELQKLKNQSETSIVFSEIELLNRAMNLAFGKLMGNPNHVNEEGAKVQAVTVEDIYRQAQEILRPDNCSTLFYLARPGQETETENQEEPSMEME, from the coding sequence ATGATTCAGTTTAAAGAATTCACCTTAGAGAATGGTTTGCAGTGCCTAGTGCACGAAGACCCCACCACCCCGCTGGCCGTTCTCAATATTTTATATAATGTTGGCTCCCGCGATGAAGTGGAGACGCACACGGGCTTCGCGCATTTGTTTGAGCATTTGATGTTCAGCGGCTCGGTCAACATTCCCAGCTATGACGAACCGCTGCAGCAGGCCGGCGGCGAGAACAACGCCTTCACCAGCCCAGACCTCACCAACTATTACCTTACCGTGCCCGCCGACAACATTGAGACCGGATTCTGGCTGGAGTCTGACCGCATGCTGAGCCTGGCCTTCTCTGAGCAAGGCCTGGAAGTGCAGCGCAAAGTGGTGGTAGAGGAATTCAAACAGAATTACTTGAACCAGCCATACGGCGATGTGTGGTTGAAACTACGGCCGCTCGCCTACCAGCAGCACCCGTACAAATGGGCGACCATCGGCAAGGAAATCAGTCATATTGAGAACGCCGTGATGGATGACGTGCGCGCCTTCTTCCAGAAACATTATTCTCCGGCTAACGCTATTCTGGTGGTAGCGGGCAACATCACGTTTGAGCGGGCCAAAGAACTGACTGATAAATGGTTCGGACCGATACCGGCGGGTGAGAAATATGAACGCAACCTGCCCGTGGAGCCGCGCCAGACCGAAGCCCGTTTTCTGCAGGTAGAAGCCGATGTGCCGCTCACCGCCCTCTACAAAACCTACCACATGCCTGGCCGCATGCACCCAGACTACCACGCCGCTGATTTATTGAGCGAAGTGCTGGGCAACGGCAACTCATCCAGGTTGTACAATGAGCTGGTGAAAGAGCAGCAGCTGTTCAACAATATTGGCGCGTTTGTGACGGGCTCCATGGAACCGGGCTTGCTCATCATTCAGGGCAAACTGAACAAAGGCGTAGACCCGCAGCACGCCAACACCGCCATTGAGACTATTATTGAGAAAGTCAGAACCGAGCACATCTCTGACCAGGAACTGCAGAAACTCAAGAATCAGTCTGAGACCTCCATTGTTTTCTCTGAGATTGAGCTCCTGAACCGCGCCATGAACCTAGCCTTCGGAAAGCTGATGGGCAATCCCAACCACGTGAACGAGGAAGGCGCCAAAGTGCAGGCCGTCACCGTGGAAGACATCTACCGCCAGGCTCAGGAAATCCTGCGGCCTGACAACTGCTCCACCCTATTCTACCTGGCCCGCCCCGGCCAAGAAACAGAAACTGAAAATCAGGAAGAACCTTCCATGGAGATGGAATAA
- the lipA gene encoding lipoyl synthase, which translates to MIALPVIQPVEAQTKNRKPDWLRVKLPIGKEYAKVRQLVDTYKLHTICESGNCPNMGECWGAGTATFMILGNVCTRSCSFCAVATGRPNEYDLDEPRRVAEAIQLMGVKHAVITSVNRDELKDRGASVWHETIVQIKNLSPQTTIETLIPDVKANWDALEVMISAGQEVVSHNVETVRSLYRQVRPQAKYDRSLEQLKRIKEYGKRTKTGIMLGLGETQEEVYQAMDDLVANGLDILTLGQYLQPTKMHLEVAEFIHPDLFAHYREEGLRRGLKYVESGPLVRSSYHAERHVNV; encoded by the coding sequence TTGATTGCATTGCCGGTCATACAACCGGTTGAAGCTCAGACAAAAAATAGAAAGCCAGATTGGCTGCGCGTAAAACTGCCCATTGGCAAAGAATACGCCAAAGTCCGCCAGCTGGTAGACACCTATAAACTGCATACCATTTGTGAAAGCGGCAACTGCCCTAACATGGGGGAGTGCTGGGGTGCCGGCACCGCCACCTTCATGATTTTGGGCAATGTGTGTACCCGTTCCTGCTCTTTCTGCGCAGTGGCCACCGGCCGGCCCAATGAATATGACCTGGACGAGCCGCGCCGCGTGGCCGAAGCCATTCAGCTCATGGGCGTGAAGCATGCTGTGATCACCTCCGTGAACCGCGACGAGCTCAAAGACCGTGGGGCCAGCGTGTGGCATGAAACCATTGTGCAGATCAAGAACCTTTCGCCGCAGACTACCATTGAAACCCTCATTCCAGATGTAAAAGCCAACTGGGACGCGCTGGAGGTGATGATCTCTGCGGGCCAGGAAGTGGTGTCACATAACGTGGAAACGGTGAGAAGCCTGTACCGCCAGGTACGCCCCCAGGCCAAGTATGACCGCAGCCTGGAGCAGCTCAAACGCATTAAGGAATACGGCAAGCGCACCAAAACCGGCATCATGCTGGGCTTGGGCGAAACTCAGGAAGAAGTCTACCAAGCCATGGATGACCTGGTGGCGAACGGCCTGGATATCCTGACTCTTGGTCAATACCTACAACCTACCAAAATGCACCTGGAAGTGGCTGAGTTCATTCACCCAGACCTGTTTGCGCATTACCGCGAGGAGGGCCTAAGACGTGGTCTTAAATATGTGGAATCCGGTCCGTTAGTGCGGTCTTCCTACCATGCTGAACGGCACGTGAACGTATAA
- a CDS encoding OsmC family protein codes for MTLQYTGQLRTQGTHLASGNTVVTDAPVDNNGRGEAYSPTDLVCSALGSCMMTIMGMVADRNHIDLTGMTMAITKRMAADPRRISEIVLEVQMPARDFSEKERAMLENAARTCPVALSLHPELTQTVLFQYA; via the coding sequence ATGACGCTACAATACACCGGTCAGTTACGCACCCAGGGCACGCACCTGGCCTCTGGCAACACCGTGGTAACAGATGCCCCCGTTGACAACAATGGCCGCGGCGAAGCCTATTCCCCCACTGACCTGGTCTGCAGCGCCTTGGGCAGTTGCATGATGACCATCATGGGCATGGTAGCCGACCGCAACCACATTGACCTCACAGGCATGACCATGGCCATCACCAAAAGAATGGCCGCTGACCCCAGACGCATCTCTGAGATTGTGCTGGAGGTGCAGATGCCCGCCCGGGACTTCAGTGAAAAAGAGAGAGCCATGCTGGAGAATGCCGCCCGCACCTGCCCGGTTGCCTTGAGCCTTCACCCAGAGCTTACCCAAACGGTGTTGTTCCAGTACGCGTAG